Proteins from one Sabethes cyaneus chromosome 2, idSabCyanKW18_F2, whole genome shotgun sequence genomic window:
- the LOC128735572 gene encoding seminal metalloprotease 1-like, producing MKALQLLGLFGFCLHCNGAPQFRISENSAENIGRLRNLRPDDLVEELSGQFEGDLLLTEEQYADIHRKNGMVAEKYRWPSNMLVYEIQQGWFDQDQIDYIHQAIEAIEAATCLRFKLRDSSHAAGYIIIHGNSTGCSSTVGYNGGNQQVKLKPYPVGSGCFRLGTIIHELIHAIGFWHMQNTHNRDEYVKIVWENIEPGKEHNFQLYGPEKVDNFGEEYDYGSIMHYSEKSFSVNGEKTIVTLKETVQKIGQRDAMSNGDILKINRMYGC from the exons ATGAAAGCTTTACAGTTGCTAGGATTATTTGGTTTTTGTTTGCATTGCAACGGCGCTCCTCaatttagaatttcggaaaattCTGCGGAAAACA TCGGTCGTCTGCGCAATCTTCGTCCGGATGACCTGGTGGAAGAACTGAGCGGTCAGTTCGAAGGGGACCTGCTGCTGACCGAAGAACAGTATGCCGATATCCATCGTAAGAATGGAATGGTTGCCGAAAAGTATCGCTGGCCGTCAAACATGCTAGTGTACGAAATTCAGCAAGGCTGGTTCGACCAGGATCAGATCGACTACATCCACCAAGCAATCGAGGCCATCGAGGCTGCAACGTGTTTGCGGTTTAAGCTTCGTGATAGTTCGCACGCGGCCGGTTACATCATTATCCATGGTAACAGTACCGGGTGCTCTTCAACCGTGGGTTATAATGGAGGAAACCAGCAGGTCAAACTGAAACCATATCCAGTGGGTAGTGGATGTTTCCGGCTTGGAACTATTATACACGAATTGATTCATGCCATCGGATTTTGGCACATGCAAAACACTCACAATCGAGATGAGTACGTTAAGATTGTGTGGGAAAATATTGAGCCAGGAAAGGAGCACAATTTTCAGCTCTACGGTCCGGAAAAGGTGGACAATTTTGGGGAAGAATATGACTATGGTAGTATTATGCACTACAGCGAGAAATCGTTTAGCGTAAACGGTGAGAAGACCATTGTAACGCTAAAG GAAACGGTTCAGAAAATTGGTCAACGGGACGCAATGAGCAATGGCGACATTCTGAAAATTAACAGAATGTATGGTTGTTAG
- the LOC128735570 gene encoding trypsin-3-like: MSQNYAVVVLWLCTAVTGCVGALPRVQSRIVGGRDTFIEQHPYQISLRRAGSHTCGGSILNVNHVLTAAHCVHYPHSVPADFSIRAGSTFRNEGGRLITISQINIHPKYDDWTLEWDISVLKLATSLLFDSKIQPIRLPTRKLTIAEGTKASIAGWGGLHYQGPSTSHLQHVSVPVVSNEACSRAYENFGAIHSFHLCAGAAGIDACQGDSGGPLVVNGLLVGIVSWGYGCAFSGYPTVYTRVSEFLDFIEKHI; the protein is encoded by the exons ATGTCGCAGAATTACGCGGTAGTGGTGCTGTGGTTATGCACGGCGGTGACAGGCTGCGTTGGAGCTCTTCCCCGGGTTCAATCTCGAATTGTTGGCGGTAGAGATACGTTTATAGAACAACATCCATATCAAATTTCGCTGCGAAGAGCCGGATCTCATACCTGTGGTGGATCGATTCTCAACGTCAACCATGTCCTAACTGCTGCTCATTGCGTGCACTA CCCTCATTCAGTACCAGCGGATTTCTCCATTCGAGCAGGTTCTACGTTTCGTAATGAGGGAGGCCGACTGATTACGATATCTCAGATCAATATTCATCCGAAGTACGACGACTGGACTCTGGAGTGGGACATTTCCGTACTGAAGCTAGCGACTTCGTTATTGTTTGACTCGAAAATTCAACCAATTAGGCTACCAACAAGGAAACTTACTATTGCTGAAGGAACCAAAGCTTCGATAGCCGGATGGGGTGGGCTTCAT TACCAAGGACCCAGCACGAGCCATTTGCAACATGTGTCGGTACCAGTCGTGAGCAATGAAGCTTGCAGTAGAGCTTACGAAAATTTTGGAGCAATCCATTCGTTTCATCTATGCGCTGGAGCAGCCGGGATCGACGCTTGCCAAGGGGACTCTGGTGGACCACTGGTTGTCAACGGTTTGCTAGTAGGCATCGTTTCTTGGGGCTATGGTTGCGCATTCAGCGGTTATCCGACAGTGTACACCCGTGTTTCAGAGTTTCTCGATTTCATTGAGAaacatatttga